Proteins encoded in a region of the Streptomyces sp. NBC_00258 genome:
- a CDS encoding glycine hydroxymethyltransferase, giving the protein MSEPLSNESTAFRSALEVIRAVEPRVADAIGQEVADQREMLKLIASENYASPATLLAMGNWFSDKYAEGTVGRRFYAGCRNVDTVEALAAEHARELFGAEHAYAQPHSGIDANLVAFWAVLAARVEAPALQKAGVRNVNDLSDADWAELRQAFGNQRMLGMSLDAGGHLTHGFRPNISGKMFDQRSYGTDPATGLIDYEALRTSAREFKPLIIVAGYSAYPRLVNFRIMREIADEVGATLMVDMAHFAGLVAGKVLTGDFDPVPHAQIVTTTTHKSLRGPRGGMVLCDSSLADQVDRGCPMVLGGPLPHVMAAKAVALAEARRPEFRDYAQAVVDNARALAEGLMRRGATLVTGGTDNHLNLIDVASSYGLTGRQAETALLDSGIVTNRNAIPADPNGAWYTSGIRIGTPALTTRGLGATEMDEIAGLIDRVLATTEPGTTAKGAPSKAQHVLDPKIADEISHRATDLLAGFPLYPEIDLG; this is encoded by the coding sequence ATGTCAGAGCCCCTCTCCAACGAATCCACCGCCTTCCGCAGCGCCCTCGAAGTGATCCGCGCCGTCGAGCCCCGCGTCGCCGACGCCATCGGACAGGAAGTCGCCGACCAGCGCGAGATGCTCAAGCTGATCGCCTCCGAGAACTACGCCTCCCCGGCCACCCTGCTGGCGATGGGCAACTGGTTCAGCGACAAGTACGCCGAAGGCACCGTCGGCCGCCGCTTCTACGCCGGCTGCCGCAACGTGGACACCGTCGAGGCCCTCGCCGCCGAGCACGCCCGCGAACTCTTCGGCGCGGAGCACGCCTACGCCCAGCCGCACTCCGGCATCGACGCCAACCTCGTCGCCTTCTGGGCCGTCCTCGCCGCCCGCGTCGAGGCCCCGGCCCTCCAGAAGGCCGGCGTCCGCAACGTCAACGACCTCTCCGACGCCGACTGGGCCGAACTGCGCCAGGCCTTCGGCAACCAGCGCATGCTCGGCATGTCCCTGGACGCCGGCGGCCACCTCACCCACGGCTTCCGCCCGAACATCTCAGGCAAGATGTTCGACCAGCGCTCCTACGGCACCGACCCCGCCACCGGCCTCATCGACTACGAGGCCCTGCGCACCTCCGCCCGTGAGTTCAAGCCCCTGATCATCGTCGCCGGCTACTCCGCCTACCCCCGTCTCGTGAACTTCCGGATCATGCGGGAGATCGCCGACGAGGTCGGCGCCACGCTCATGGTCGACATGGCGCACTTCGCCGGTCTCGTCGCCGGCAAGGTCCTCACCGGTGACTTCGACCCGGTTCCGCACGCCCAGATCGTCACCACGACCACCCACAAGTCGCTGCGCGGCCCGCGCGGCGGCATGGTCCTGTGCGACTCCTCCCTCGCCGACCAGGTCGACCGCGGCTGCCCGATGGTCCTCGGCGGCCCCCTCCCGCACGTCATGGCCGCCAAGGCGGTCGCGCTCGCCGAGGCCCGCCGTCCCGAGTTCCGCGACTACGCCCAGGCCGTCGTCGACAACGCCCGTGCCCTCGCCGAGGGCCTGATGCGACGCGGCGCCACGCTGGTCACCGGCGGCACCGACAACCACCTCAACCTCATCGACGTCGCCTCCTCCTACGGCCTCACCGGCCGCCAGGCCGAGACCGCCCTGCTCGACTCGGGCATCGTCACCAACCGCAACGCCATCCCCGCCGACCCCAACGGCGCCTGGTACACCTCCGGCATCCGCATCGGCACCCCGGCGCTGACCACCCGTGGCCTCGGCGCCACCGAGATGGACGAGATCGCCGGTCTCATCGACCGCGTCCTCGCCACCACGGAGCCCGGCACCACCGCCAAGGGCGCCCCTTCCAAGGCCCAGCACGTCCTGGACCCGAAGATCGCCGACGAGATCTCCCACCGGGCGACCGACCTCCTGGCCGGCTTCCCGCTCTACCCGGAGATCGACCTCGGCTGA
- the rocD gene encoding ornithine--oxo-acid transaminase codes for MSTTEELIASAEAHSAPTYHPLPVVVATADGAWMTDVEGRRYLDLLAGYSALNFGHGNRRLIEAAKAQLERVTLTSRAFHHDRFAEFCTRLAELCGMEMVLPMNTGAEAVESAVKTARKWGYRVKGVPDGMAKVVVAGNNFHGRTTTIISFSTDSEARADFGPYTPGFEIVPYGDLTAMRAAVTENTVAVLLEPIQGEAGVLVPPAGYLAGVRELTRERNVLFVADEIQSGLGRTGRTFACEHEGVVPDMYVLGKALGGGVVPVSAVVSSSEVLGVFRPGEHGSTFGGNPLACAVALEVIAMLRSGEYQRRATELGEHLHRELGQLAGSGRITRVRGRGLWAGIDIDPVYGTGREISEKLMDRGVLVKDTHGSTIRIAPPLVISKEDLDWGLAQLRGVLGV; via the coding sequence GTGAGCACTACCGAAGAACTGATCGCCTCGGCCGAAGCCCACAGCGCGCCCACCTACCACCCGCTTCCGGTCGTCGTGGCGACGGCGGACGGGGCCTGGATGACGGACGTCGAGGGGCGCCGTTATCTGGATCTGCTGGCCGGGTATTCGGCGCTGAATTTCGGTCACGGCAACAGGCGGCTGATCGAGGCGGCGAAGGCGCAGTTGGAGCGGGTGACGTTGACGTCGCGGGCGTTCCACCACGACCGGTTCGCCGAGTTCTGCACGCGGCTGGCCGAGTTGTGCGGCATGGAGATGGTGCTGCCGATGAACACGGGCGCGGAGGCTGTCGAGTCGGCCGTGAAGACCGCCCGAAAGTGGGGGTACCGGGTCAAGGGCGTGCCCGACGGGATGGCGAAGGTCGTCGTGGCGGGCAACAACTTCCACGGGCGTACGACGACGATCATCAGCTTCTCCACGGATTCCGAGGCCCGGGCGGACTTCGGTCCGTACACGCCGGGCTTCGAGATCGTGCCGTACGGGGATCTGACGGCGATGCGCGCGGCGGTCACGGAGAACACGGTGGCCGTGCTGCTGGAGCCCATTCAGGGCGAGGCGGGGGTGCTGGTGCCGCCGGCCGGTTATCTCGCGGGCGTACGGGAGCTGACGCGTGAGCGGAACGTGCTGTTCGTGGCGGACGAGATCCAGTCGGGCCTCGGGCGGACGGGACGGACCTTCGCGTGTGAGCACGAGGGGGTCGTGCCGGACATGTACGTGCTGGGCAAGGCGCTCGGGGGCGGGGTCGTGCCGGTGTCGGCGGTGGTGTCGTCGAGCGAGGTGCTCGGGGTGTTCCGGCCGGGTGAGCACGGGTCGACGTTCGGCGGGAATCCGCTGGCCTGTGCGGTGGCGCTGGAGGTGATCGCGATGCTGCGGTCGGGCGAGTACCAGCGGCGGGCCACCGAGCTGGGCGAGCATCTGCACCGGGAGCTGGGGCAGTTGGCCGGTTCGGGCCGGATCACTCGGGTGCGGGGTCGCGGACTCTGGGCGGGGATCGACATCGACCCGGTGTACGGCACGGGCCGGGAGATCTCCGAGAAGCTGATGGACCGGGGTGTGCTGGTCAAGGACACCCATGGGTCCACGATCCGGATCGCGCCGCCGCTGGTGATCAGTAAGGAGGACCTGGACTGGGGGCTCGCGCAACTGCGGGGCGTACTGGGTGTGTGA
- a CDS encoding aminotransferase-like domain-containing protein, with translation MVKSWATFGVDLHLDVTRTGSGLRRGLTDALRAAVRGGRLAPGTRLPSSRSLAADLGIARNTVADAYADLVAEGWLTARQGSGTRVAERAVVAPASAQPRPRTPGGPAYDLVPGTPDLASFPRAEWLKASRRALAAAPYDALGYGDPRGRVELRTALAGYLARARGVRADPERILICSGFAHGLMLLGAVLRQRGAGALAMESYGLDVHWNLVERAGLRSVTLPFDELGTRTEELTGGGLGGSGDGSGGGRGSRSGTGSGKGSGGGTGSRGGSGRKGGSGGVGAVLLTPAHQFPMGVPLHPDRRAAVVDWARRTGGLILEDDYDGEFRYDRQPVGALQGLDPDHVVYFGTASKSLAPGLRLGWLVLPPDLAPEVTAAKGGADWSCGVLDQLTLAEFITSGAYDRHVRASRLRYRRRRDHLVSALAAHAPSVTATGIAAGFHAVLQLPPGTEQSVVRSAVWQGLAVHGLTRYRHPSATAPPLDALVVGYGTPTDSGWPGALEALVRALP, from the coding sequence ATGGTGAAATCCTGGGCCACTTTCGGAGTGGATCTGCATCTCGACGTGACGCGCACCGGCTCCGGCCTGCGCAGAGGCCTGACGGACGCGCTGCGGGCCGCGGTGCGCGGCGGACGGCTCGCACCCGGGACCCGGCTGCCGTCGTCGCGCTCCCTCGCGGCCGATCTGGGCATCGCGCGCAACACCGTCGCCGACGCGTACGCCGACCTCGTGGCCGAGGGCTGGCTCACCGCCCGCCAGGGCTCCGGCACCCGGGTTGCCGAGCGGGCGGTGGTGGCACCGGCCTCCGCCCAGCCCCGGCCGCGTACGCCCGGCGGCCCGGCGTACGACCTCGTCCCCGGCACCCCCGACCTCGCCTCCTTCCCGCGTGCCGAGTGGCTCAAGGCGTCGCGCCGAGCCCTCGCCGCGGCCCCGTACGACGCTCTCGGATACGGGGACCCGCGCGGCCGCGTCGAACTGCGCACCGCGCTCGCGGGCTACCTCGCCCGGGCCCGCGGTGTACGCGCCGACCCCGAGCGCATCCTCATCTGCTCCGGGTTCGCGCACGGCCTGATGCTGCTCGGCGCGGTGCTGCGACAGCGGGGCGCGGGGGCACTGGCGATGGAGTCGTACGGGCTCGACGTGCACTGGAATCTGGTGGAGCGGGCCGGACTGCGGTCGGTGACCCTGCCGTTCGACGAACTGGGCACGCGCACGGAGGAGTTGACCGGGGGAGGTCTTGGCGGGAGCGGGGACGGAAGTGGGGGCGGGCGCGGGAGCCGGAGCGGGACCGGGAGCGGCAAGGGGAGCGGCGGCGGGACGGGGAGCCGGGGCGGGAGCGGGCGCAAGGGTGGGTCCGGTGGTGTGGGGGCGGTGCTGCTGACTCCCGCCCACCAGTTCCCCATGGGCGTGCCCCTGCATCCCGACCGCCGTGCCGCCGTCGTCGACTGGGCGCGGCGGACGGGCGGGCTGATCCTGGAGGACGACTACGACGGGGAGTTCCGTTACGACCGGCAGCCCGTGGGCGCGCTCCAGGGCCTCGACCCGGACCACGTGGTGTATTTCGGCACCGCCAGCAAGTCCCTGGCCCCCGGCCTGCGACTCGGCTGGCTGGTCCTGCCGCCGGACCTGGCGCCCGAGGTCACGGCGGCGAAGGGCGGCGCGGACTGGTCGTGCGGCGTCCTGGACCAGCTGACCCTGGCGGAGTTCATCACGTCGGGCGCGTACGACCGCCATGTGCGCGCCTCCCGCCTCCGTTACCGCCGTCGCCGTGACCACCTCGTCTCGGCCCTGGCCGCCCACGCCCCGTCGGTGACGGCCACCGGCATCGCGGCCGGCTTCCATGCGGTACTCCAACTCCCGCCCGGCACCGAGCAGTCGGTCGTCCGCTCGGCGGTCTGGCAGGGCCTGGCGGTCCACGGCCTGACCCGCTACCGCCACCCGTCCGCCACGGCCCCACCCCTGGACGCGCTGGTCGTGGGGTACGGGACCCCTACGGACAGCGGATGGCCAGGAGCACTGGAGGCACTGGTCAGGGCGCTGCCTTAG
- a CDS encoding carboxymuconolactone decarboxylase family protein translates to MTTNTTATGTAAKTATDTTTDTAADIPQGTPLAREHAPRLQWTEFAPEVYKAMVRLDAAARKGVDPVLLELVKIRASQLNHCAFCLDMHTKDAFAAGESVERIVQLSAWEESRHFYTEKELAALALTEAVTVLTDGFVPDEVYEAAARHFDEAELTQLIAAITVINAWNRFGVTCRLVAGHYTAGQYK, encoded by the coding sequence ATGACGACGAACACCACCGCCACCGGCACCGCGGCCAAGACCGCCACCGACACCACGACAGACACCGCCGCCGACATCCCGCAGGGCACCCCGCTCGCCCGCGAGCACGCCCCCCGACTCCAGTGGACCGAGTTCGCCCCCGAGGTCTACAAGGCCATGGTCAGGCTGGACGCGGCCGCCCGGAAGGGCGTCGACCCGGTCTTGCTGGAGCTGGTGAAGATCCGCGCGTCGCAGCTCAACCACTGCGCGTTCTGCCTCGACATGCACACGAAGGACGCGTTCGCGGCGGGCGAGAGCGTCGAGCGGATCGTCCAGCTCAGCGCGTGGGAGGAGTCACGGCACTTCTACACGGAGAAGGAGCTCGCGGCGCTCGCGCTCACCGAGGCCGTGACGGTCCTGACGGACGGCTTCGTGCCGGACGAGGTGTACGAGGCCGCCGCCCGCCACTTCGACGAGGCCGAGCTGACCCAGCTGATCGCCGCCATCACGGTGATCAACGCCTGGAACCGCTTCGGCGTGACCTGCCGTCTGGTGGCAGGCCACTACACGGCCGGGCAGTACAAGTAG
- a CDS encoding ABC transporter substrate-binding protein — translation MTGALAAGCSLLVLTTAGCGAADMTKQASPFANAQGAKTVTLSVQSWVGAQANVAVAQYLLEHELGYRVDTVQVDEVPAWDALSQGRVDAILEDWGHPEQEQRYVKDKKTIVNGGGLGVTGHIGWFVPTYFAKQHPDVTNWKNLNKYADQLRTPESGGKGQLLDGSPSYVTNDKALVKNLDLDLQVVFAGSEAAQITQMRQFAKEKKPFLTYWYSPQWLFKKVPMTEVKLPAYKEGCDADPEKVACAYPHTPLQKYLNTDFAKSGGKAAAFLKKFKWTTEDQNEVSLMIADQKLTPEEAARKWAKSHESTWKAWLAK, via the coding sequence ATGACGGGCGCTCTGGCCGCCGGCTGCTCCCTGCTGGTGCTGACGACGGCCGGCTGCGGAGCCGCCGACATGACCAAGCAGGCCTCGCCCTTCGCCAACGCGCAGGGGGCGAAGACTGTGACCCTGTCGGTGCAGTCGTGGGTCGGCGCACAGGCCAACGTGGCCGTCGCGCAGTACCTGCTGGAGCACGAACTGGGCTATCGCGTCGACACCGTCCAGGTCGACGAGGTCCCCGCGTGGGACGCGCTCAGCCAGGGCCGGGTCGACGCGATCCTGGAGGACTGGGGCCACCCCGAGCAGGAACAGCGATACGTCAAGGACAAGAAGACGATCGTGAACGGCGGCGGCCTCGGCGTCACCGGGCACATCGGCTGGTTCGTGCCGACGTACTTCGCCAAGCAGCACCCCGACGTGACCAACTGGAAGAACCTGAACAAGTACGCCGACCAGCTCCGCACCCCCGAGAGCGGCGGCAAGGGGCAGTTGCTCGACGGCTCGCCCTCCTACGTCACGAACGACAAGGCGCTGGTGAAGAACCTGGACCTCGACCTCCAGGTGGTGTTCGCCGGTTCGGAGGCGGCCCAGATCACCCAGATGCGCCAGTTCGCCAAGGAGAAGAAGCCCTTCCTCACGTACTGGTACTCACCTCAGTGGCTCTTCAAGAAGGTCCCCATGACGGAGGTGAAGCTGCCCGCCTACAAGGAGGGCTGTGATGCCGACCCGGAGAAGGTCGCCTGCGCCTATCCGCACACCCCGCTGCAGAAGTACCTGAACACGGACTTCGCGAAGAGCGGCGGCAAGGCGGCGGCCTTCCTGAAGAAGTTCAAGTGGACGACCGAGGACCAGAACGAGGTCTCCCTGATGATCGCCGACCAGAAGCTGACGCCCGAGGAGGCGGCGCGGAAGTGGGCCAAGAGCCATGAGTCCACGTGGAAGGCGTGGCTGGCCAAGTAG
- a CDS encoding ABC transporter permease produces MATITAAAPRSGLPGFLKHPAAGKLLLLAVAAAVLVPLANARWASGSWPHALTVDLTEPLGKASDWVIDNRDSHPLFLYFFGYISNAVVLSVRAVYLVLLAAGWAGVTAAAALVAWRVAGVRLALGTGAAFLACGLLGMWIPTMQTLALMVVAVLASVVLGVLLGLAAGLSDRVYRGLRPVLDTMQVFPAYAYLLPVVLVFGMGVPAAVLATVVYAAPPMARLTALGLRGADAGVMEAVESVGTTARQRLLTARLPLARKELLLGLNQTIMMALSMAVIASVIGAAGLGDRVYQALASVDVGAALAAGIPIVLLAVVLDRVTGAAGAADGGLEEPRSRWTGWAYAAVAALAVAVAGRLTDRLDWPEAWLVNIAEPVNRAVDWMTDHLYSGVPYVGGTADWAGHFTTWVLDPMRDGLQWLPWWSVLLIVAALAWLIGTWRTALTAVLAMAAIGVLGVWGPSLDTLSQVLAAVTVTLVLGFATGIAAARSERCERVLRPFLDVFQTMPQFVYLIPVVALFGVGRAPAVAAAVVYALPAVVRITTQGLRQVDPAAMESSRSMGATGWQQLRQVQLPLARPALLLALNQGVVLVLAVVIIGGLVGGGALGYDVVFGLAQGDLATGLVAGAAIVCLGLMLDRVTQPTDRRTKKGA; encoded by the coding sequence ATGGCCACGATCACCGCGGCCGCCCCCCGGAGCGGTCTTCCCGGCTTCCTCAAGCACCCCGCCGCCGGCAAGCTCCTGCTGCTCGCCGTCGCGGCGGCGGTCCTCGTCCCGCTGGCCAACGCACGCTGGGCCAGCGGCAGTTGGCCGCACGCCCTCACCGTCGACCTCACCGAACCCCTCGGCAAGGCCAGCGACTGGGTCATCGACAACCGCGACAGCCACCCGCTGTTCCTCTACTTCTTCGGGTACATCTCCAACGCGGTCGTCCTCTCCGTACGCGCCGTCTACCTCGTCCTGCTCGCCGCCGGCTGGGCGGGCGTCACGGCCGCGGCGGCACTGGTCGCCTGGCGGGTCGCGGGGGTACGGCTGGCGCTCGGCACGGGCGCCGCGTTCCTGGCCTGCGGGCTGCTCGGCATGTGGATCCCCACCATGCAGACGCTCGCGCTCATGGTGGTCGCGGTCCTCGCGTCCGTCGTGCTCGGCGTGCTCCTCGGCCTCGCGGCCGGGCTCTCCGACCGCGTCTACCGAGGGCTGCGCCCCGTACTCGACACCATGCAGGTGTTCCCGGCCTACGCGTACCTCCTGCCGGTCGTCCTCGTCTTCGGCATGGGTGTCCCGGCCGCGGTGCTCGCCACCGTCGTGTACGCCGCGCCGCCCATGGCCCGCCTCACCGCGCTCGGCCTGCGCGGCGCCGACGCAGGGGTGATGGAGGCCGTCGAGTCCGTGGGCACCACGGCCCGGCAGCGGCTCCTCACGGCCCGCCTGCCGCTCGCCCGCAAGGAACTCCTCCTCGGCCTCAACCAGACGATCATGATGGCCCTCTCCATGGCCGTCATCGCGTCCGTCATCGGCGCGGCCGGCCTCGGTGACCGCGTCTACCAGGCGCTCGCCTCGGTCGACGTGGGCGCGGCGCTCGCCGCCGGCATCCCGATCGTGCTGCTCGCGGTCGTCCTCGACCGGGTGACCGGCGCGGCGGGCGCGGCGGACGGAGGGCTCGAAGAGCCCAGGTCCCGCTGGACCGGTTGGGCCTACGCGGCCGTCGCCGCCCTGGCCGTCGCGGTCGCCGGACGCCTGACCGACCGCCTCGACTGGCCCGAGGCCTGGCTCGTGAACATCGCCGAGCCCGTCAACCGGGCCGTCGACTGGATGACGGACCACCTCTACTCCGGCGTCCCCTACGTGGGCGGCACCGCCGACTGGGCGGGCCACTTCACCACCTGGGTCCTGGACCCGATGCGGGACGGCCTGCAGTGGCTGCCCTGGTGGTCGGTCCTGCTGATCGTCGCCGCGCTCGCCTGGCTGATCGGCACCTGGCGCACCGCGCTCACCGCCGTCCTCGCGATGGCCGCGATCGGTGTGCTCGGCGTGTGGGGGCCGTCCCTCGACACGCTGTCGCAGGTACTCGCGGCCGTGACGGTCACCCTGGTGCTGGGCTTCGCGACCGGCATCGCGGCGGCCAGGAGCGAGCGCTGCGAACGCGTGCTGCGCCCCTTCCTGGACGTCTTCCAGACGATGCCGCAGTTCGTGTACCTCATCCCCGTCGTCGCGCTCTTCGGCGTGGGCCGCGCCCCGGCGGTCGCCGCCGCGGTCGTCTACGCCCTGCCCGCCGTCGTCCGCATCACCACGCAGGGCCTGCGCCAGGTCGACCCGGCGGCCATGGAGTCCTCGCGCTCGATGGGCGCCACGGGCTGGCAGCAACTGCGCCAGGTCCAGCTGCCGTTGGCCCGTCCCGCACTGCTGCTCGCGCTCAACCAGGGCGTCGTCCTCGTCCTCGCCGTCGTCATCATCGGCGGCCTGGTCGGCGGTGGCGCACTCGGCTACGACGTCGTGTTCGGGCTCGCCCAGGGCGACCTCGCCACGGGTCTGGTGGCCGGCGCGGCGATCGTCTGCCTCGGCCTGATGCTCGACCGGGTGACCCAGCCGACGGACCGCCGTACGAAGAAGGGAGCCTGA
- a CDS encoding quaternary amine ABC transporter ATP-binding protein has translation MSTSTDVQDSAVEPTGGRRTGAGHAGADPVFAVEGLWKVFGPKAERVPADPELTALTPAELRSRTGCTAAVRDVSFDVRKGEVFVVMGLSGSGKSTLVRCLTRLIEPTAGSIVIDGEDVRAMDKARLRELRRHRAAMVFQHFGLLPHRTVLDNVAYGLEVQGVGKRERREKAQEVVTKVGLEGMEQRRPGQLSGGQQQRVGLARALAVDPEVLLFDEPFSALDPLIRRDMQEEVVRLHHEEGRTMVFITHDLNEALRLGDRIALMRDGRVVQLGTPEEIVGSPADDYVREFVRDVPREQVMTVRRAMRAASAQEAGEGPALAPQATVSEAIEAVARTGQTARVVDQGRCLGVVDSDALLGVVAGTGGQFADSATDTDADAETDAAAGSGAGSGAASAESAPDKGDGTAEPAREGVA, from the coding sequence ATGAGTACGTCAACCGATGTTCAGGACAGTGCTGTTGAGCCCACGGGTGGCAGGCGCACGGGTGCCGGGCACGCCGGTGCCGATCCCGTCTTCGCCGTCGAGGGCCTGTGGAAGGTCTTCGGCCCCAAGGCCGAACGCGTCCCCGCCGACCCCGAGCTCACGGCCCTCACCCCGGCCGAACTCCGGTCCCGTACCGGCTGCACGGCCGCCGTCCGGGACGTGAGCTTCGACGTGCGCAAGGGCGAGGTCTTCGTCGTCATGGGCCTGTCCGGCTCGGGCAAGTCCACCCTCGTACGCTGTCTGACCCGGCTCATCGAGCCGACGGCCGGCTCGATCGTCATCGACGGCGAGGACGTCCGCGCCATGGACAAGGCCCGGCTGCGCGAACTGCGCCGCCACCGCGCCGCGATGGTCTTCCAGCACTTCGGCCTCCTGCCCCACCGGACCGTGCTCGACAACGTCGCGTACGGGCTCGAAGTCCAGGGCGTCGGCAAGCGCGAGCGCCGCGAGAAGGCGCAGGAAGTCGTCACCAAGGTCGGCCTCGAAGGCATGGAGCAGCGGCGGCCCGGCCAGCTCTCCGGCGGTCAGCAGCAGCGCGTCGGACTGGCGCGGGCGCTGGCCGTGGACCCCGAGGTCCTGCTGTTCGACGAGCCGTTCAGCGCACTCGACCCGCTGATCCGGCGCGACATGCAGGAGGAGGTCGTCCGGCTCCACCACGAGGAGGGCCGCACGATGGTCTTCATCACCCACGACCTCAACGAGGCCCTGCGCCTGGGCGACCGCATCGCCCTCATGCGCGACGGCCGCGTCGTCCAGCTCGGCACGCCCGAGGAGATCGTGGGCTCGCCCGCCGACGACTACGTACGCGAGTTCGTACGTGACGTGCCGCGCGAGCAGGTCATGACGGTACGGCGGGCCATGCGGGCCGCGTCCGCGCAGGAGGCGGGCGAGGGTCCGGCCCTCGCGCCCCAGGCCACGGTCTCCGAGGCCATCGAGGCGGTCGCGCGCACCGGCCAGACCGCCCGCGTCGTCGACCAGGGGCGCTGCCTCGGGGTCGTCGACTCGGACGCGCTGCTGGGAGTGGTGGCGGGGACCGGCGGGCAGTTCGCCGACTCGGCCACCGATACCGATGCCGATGCCGAAACCGATGCGGCTGCTGGTTCGGGCGCTGGTTCAGGTGCCGCGTCGGCCGAGTCCGCTCCTGACAAGGGTGACGGAACGGCCGAGCCCGCTCGCGAGGGGGTGGCCTGA
- a CDS encoding GMC family oxidoreductase has translation MPEEQNTYDYVVIGGGTAGSVIASRLTENPDVTVAVIEGGPSDVGRDDVLTLRRWMGLLGGELDYDYPTTEQPRGNSHIRHSRARVLGGCSSHNTLIAFKPLPSDWDEWEAAGAKGWGAVPMEAYFPRLRNNIVPVDEKDRNAIARDFVDAAQSALEVPRVEGFNKQPFTEGVGFFDLAYHPENNKRSSASVAYLHPFMDERPNLHILLETWAYRLELDGTRARGVHVRTRDGEEVLVKARNEVLLCAGAVDSPRLLMHSGIGPRQDLEALGIPVVHDLPGVGENLLDHPESVIVWETDGPIPENSAMDSDAGLFVRRDPEHAGPDLMFHFYQVPFTDNPERIGYERPAHGVSMTPNIPKPRSRGRLYLTSADPAEKPALDFRYFTDEDDYDGRTLVDGIKIAREIARSEPLAHWLKREVCPGPDVTDDEELSAYARSVAHTVYHPAGTCRMGASDDQLAVVDPELRIRGLDGIRIADASVFPTMPAVNPMIGVLMVGEKCVDLLGGGA, from the coding sequence ATGCCCGAAGAACAGAACACGTACGACTACGTCGTCATAGGCGGCGGCACCGCGGGATCCGTCATCGCCTCCCGGCTCACCGAGAACCCGGACGTCACCGTCGCCGTCATCGAGGGCGGCCCGAGCGATGTCGGCCGCGACGACGTCCTGACCCTGCGGCGCTGGATGGGACTGCTCGGCGGGGAGCTGGACTACGACTACCCGACGACCGAGCAGCCGCGCGGCAACTCTCACATCCGGCACAGCCGCGCCCGTGTCCTCGGCGGATGCTCCTCGCACAACACGCTCATCGCGTTCAAGCCGCTGCCGTCCGACTGGGACGAGTGGGAGGCGGCGGGCGCCAAGGGCTGGGGCGCGGTGCCGATGGAGGCGTACTTCCCGCGGCTGCGCAACAACATCGTGCCGGTCGACGAGAAGGACCGGAACGCCATCGCCCGCGACTTCGTCGACGCCGCGCAGTCGGCGCTCGAAGTGCCGCGCGTGGAGGGCTTCAACAAGCAGCCGTTCACCGAGGGCGTCGGCTTCTTCGACCTCGCGTACCACCCGGAGAACAACAAGCGGTCGAGCGCCTCGGTCGCCTACCTGCACCCGTTCATGGACGAGCGCCCCAACCTCCACATCCTCCTGGAGACCTGGGCGTACAGGCTGGAGCTCGACGGGACGCGCGCCCGCGGTGTGCACGTACGCACCAGGGACGGCGAGGAAGTCCTCGTGAAGGCCAGGAACGAGGTGCTGCTCTGCGCCGGCGCCGTCGACTCGCCGCGGCTGCTCATGCACTCCGGCATCGGGCCGCGCCAGGACCTCGAAGCGCTCGGCATCCCCGTCGTCCACGATCTGCCGGGCGTCGGTGAGAACCTGCTCGACCACCCCGAGTCCGTCATCGTCTGGGAGACGGACGGGCCGATCCCCGAGAACTCCGCGATGGACTCCGACGCGGGTCTGTTCGTGCGGCGCGACCCCGAACACGCGGGCCCGGACCTGATGTTCCACTTCTACCAGGTCCCCTTCACGGACAACCCGGAGCGCATCGGCTACGAACGCCCCGCGCACGGCGTCTCGATGACCCCGAACATCCCCAAGCCGCGCAGCCGCGGCCGCCTGTACCTGACGAGCGCCGACCCGGCCGAGAAGCCCGCCCTCGACTTCCGCTACTTCACGGACGAGGACGACTACGACGGCCGCACCCTCGTCGACGGCATCAAGATCGCCCGCGAGATCGCCAGGTCCGAGCCGCTCGCGCACTGGCTCAAGCGCGAGGTGTGCCCGGGTCCGGACGTCACGGACGACGAGGAGCTCAGCGCGTACGCCCGGTCGGTGGCGCACACCGTGTACCACCCGGCGGGCACCTGCCGCATGGGCGCCTCCGACGACCAACTGGCCGTCGTGGACCCAGAGTTGCGCATCCGTGGCCTCGACGGCATCCGGATCGCCGACGCGTCGGTCTTCCCGACGATGCCCGCCGTGAACCCGATGATCGGGGTGCTCATGGTCGGCGAGAAGTGTGTGGACCTGCTGGGAGGCGGTGCGTGA